In a single window of the Chionomys nivalis chromosome 11, mChiNiv1.1, whole genome shotgun sequence genome:
- the LOC130883952 gene encoding 40S ribosomal protein S6-like, with protein MKLNISFPATGCQKLIEVDDERKLRTFYEKRMATEVAADALGEEWKGYVVRISGGNDKQGFPMKQGVLTHGRVRLLLSKGHSCYRPRRTRERKRKSVRGCIVDANLSVLNLVIVGKGEKDIPGLTDTTVPCRLGPKRASRIRKLFNLSKEDDVRQYVVRKPLNKEGKKPRTKAPKIQRLVTPRVLQHKRRRIALKKQRTKKNKEEAAEYAKLLAKRMKEAKEKRQEQIAKRRRLSSLRASTSKSESSQK; from the coding sequence ATGAAGCtgaatatctccttccctgccacCGGCTGCCAGAAACTCATCGAAGTGGACGATGAACGCAAGCTTCGGACCTTCTATGAGAAGCGCATGGCCACGGAAGTGGCTGCCGATGCCCTGGGTGAAGAGTGGAAGGGTTACGTGGTCCGAATCAGTGGCGGCAATGACAAACAAGGTTTTCCCATGAAACAAGGTGTCCTGACCCATGGCAGAGTGCGCCTGCTGTTGAGTAAGGGGCATTCTTGTTATAGACCAAGGAGAACCAGAGAGAGGAAGCGCAAATCTGTCCGAGGATGCATTGTGGATGCCAATCTGAGTGTTCTCAACTTGGTTATtgtaggaaaaggagagaaggatatTCCTGGACTGACAGATACTACTGTGCCTTGTCGGTTGGGACCTAAAAGAGCTAGCAGAATCCGAAagctttttaatctttctaaagaaGATGATGTCCGCCAGTACGTTGTCAGAAAGCCTTTAAACAAAGAAGGTAAGAAGCCCAGGACCAAGGCACCCAAGATTCAGCGTCTTGTGACTCCACGTGTCCTGCAACACAAACGCCGGCGTATTGCTCTGAAGAAGCaacgaacaaagaaaaacaaggaggaggctgcagaatatgctaaacttttggccaagagaatgaaggaagccaaagaaaagcgCCAGGAACAGATTGCCAAGAGGCGAAGACTGTCCTCGCTGAGAGCTTCTACTTCTAAGTCTGAGTCCAGTCAAAAATAA